In one window of Paraflavitalea soli DNA:
- a CDS encoding LytR/AlgR family response regulator transcription factor, whose amino-acid sequence MLKPFFVYQNKILIRINPEELVCLVAEKNYTKLFLTHKRYYLVRSTLTGILKKLPPEMFIKVHRAYAVSIFFMDKVDRDQLEIGGQSVPISRRYYTSVIEQLNIIE is encoded by the coding sequence ATGCTGAAGCCATTTTTTGTGTATCAAAATAAAATATTGATACGTATTAACCCGGAAGAACTCGTATGTCTCGTTGCAGAAAAAAATTATACCAAGCTCTTTCTTACGCATAAAAGGTATTACCTGGTTCGATCCACTTTAACGGGTATCTTAAAAAAATTACCCCCGGAAATGTTTATAAAAGTTCACCGCGCTTATGCTGTCTCTATCTTTTTTATGGATAAGGTTGACAGGGATCAATTAGAAATCGGCGGTCAATCCGTTCCCATTAGCAGGCGGTATTATACATCGGTTATCGAGCAGCTAAATATTATTGAGTAA
- a CDS encoding Gfo/Idh/MocA family oxidoreductase translates to MFNNDYSRRRFLKQAMLASAAAAVPGFLLASEGRAPRKIAPGEKVNLACIGIGNRGGEIIQALHKTGLANIVAFCDVDMGAPHTLATLKQFPDVPRFQDFRVMFDKMGKQIDAVSIGVPDFSHFPITMMAMALGIHVYVEKPMARTFNEVELMMKAAKKYPKVVTQMGNQGHSDANYFQFKAWVDAGIIKDVTDISAHMNSPRRWHGWDPKITSFPAAEKLPETLDWNIWQMATQGHTYNKDFVNGQWRCWFDFGMGALGDWGAHILDTAHQFLDLGLPYEVDPIKLDGHNNFFYPMSTTLSFKFPKRGTMPPLEVKWYDGLDNLPPIPKGYGVSGLDPNIPPPSTGAIKPAKLNPGKIIYSKELTFKGGSHGSTLSIIPEEKAKEMASKLPVVPESPSNHFANFLKACKGEEQTRSPFSIAGPLSQVFCLGVLAQWTGKTIKFDRDKKIITNDKKINELLVGPPPRKGWEQYYKV, encoded by the coding sequence ATGTTTAATAACGATTATTCCAGGAGAAGATTCTTAAAGCAGGCCATGCTGGCTTCAGCAGCTGCGGCCGTACCCGGTTTCTTATTGGCCAGTGAAGGCCGTGCCCCCCGCAAAATAGCACCCGGGGAAAAAGTAAACCTCGCCTGTATTGGCATCGGCAATCGTGGCGGTGAGATCATCCAGGCATTACATAAAACAGGACTGGCGAATATTGTCGCTTTTTGTGATGTGGACATGGGCGCCCCTCATACATTGGCTACCTTAAAGCAGTTTCCCGATGTACCCCGGTTCCAGGATTTCCGCGTGATGTTTGATAAGATGGGCAAGCAGATCGACGCCGTATCCATTGGCGTGCCCGACTTTTCCCATTTCCCCATTACCATGATGGCCATGGCCCTCGGTATACACGTGTATGTAGAGAAACCAATGGCGCGCACCTTCAATGAAGTAGAACTCATGATGAAGGCCGCTAAGAAGTATCCCAAAGTGGTCACACAAATGGGCAACCAGGGTCACTCCGATGCCAACTATTTCCAGTTCAAAGCCTGGGTAGATGCCGGTATCATCAAAGATGTGACCGACATCTCTGCCCACATGAACTCGCCCCGTCGCTGGCATGGATGGGATCCAAAGATCACTTCCTTCCCGGCTGCCGAAAAACTTCCGGAAACATTGGATTGGAATATCTGGCAAATGGCTACACAGGGCCATACCTACAACAAAGACTTTGTGAATGGCCAATGGCGTTGCTGGTTTGATTTCGGTATGGGAGCCCTGGGCGATTGGGGCGCGCATATCCTCGATACAGCACACCAGTTCCTCGACCTGGGATTGCCTTATGAAGTAGATCCTATCAAACTCGATGGGCACAACAACTTCTTCTATCCCATGTCAACCACCCTTTCTTTCAAATTCCCCAAGCGCGGCACCATGCCGCCACTGGAAGTGAAATGGTATGATGGGCTGGACAACCTACCTCCTATTCCAAAAGGATATGGTGTTTCTGGTCTCGATCCCAATATTCCACCGCCCAGCACAGGAGCCATCAAGCCAGCCAAACTCAATCCCGGTAAGATCATTTATAGCAAAGAACTAACCTTTAAAGGCGGTTCACATGGCAGTACACTATCCATTATTCCTGAAGAGAAAGCAAAGGAAATGGCCTCCAAACTTCCGGTGGTGCCTGAAAGTCCGTCCAATCACTTTGCCAACTTCCTGAAGGCTTGTAAAGGAGAAGAGCAAACGCGCTCACCATTCTCTATTGCCGGCCCATTAAGCCAGGTATTTTGCCTGGGCGTATTGGCCCAATGGACTGGTAAGACCATTAAGTTTGACAGGGATAAAAAGATCATCACCAACGATAAAAAGATCAATGAGCTCCTCGTTGGCCCTCCTCCACGTAAAGGCTGGGAGCAATATTACAAAGTGTAG